A stretch of the Candidatus Hydrogenedentota bacterium genome encodes the following:
- a CDS encoding transporter substrate-binding domain-containing protein gives MHQTQEPRRFRRLLLAALLAAVCITAAGQTSGVYPVPKRLVFTGDANYPPYEYLENGTAKGFNIELLQAVARVMNFEVEFQLKPWPEARRLLEEGLVDGITGYAYSREREQLVDYSVPHSVLIHGVFSREGETPRVLEDLKSRSVIVQEEEIMHDYLLESGLAGRVATAPDIPSALRLLASGEHDAVLANRYQGLFFCDMLGLSNLRVAPFSVSERDYCFAVPKGRRELLEQLNEGMRILKATGEYRTIYEKWLGVHERDTLMRGMRHVLAALLAALAGLAVTLVWIATLRRQVALRTAELAESERKHRLLIEGSPDAILVHRDGRIIFANPAACRMLHVSAPELLEGAPLAARLSAEAAARLERDSGGETGSDAAAPALEIAIMGPDGETMTLEASSITVPYPSGPALLTMLRDVTPRKRAEEALLREQSLVRTVAETSPVGILMVDTAGLVVFANDRMADLFGQPRTVVEGSPLRAVSGSLHIEEGGAPLETLVPRVAAQGEVVHNLRCGARTRTGGTAVLSLNGAPLEREGGERCAVFTLEDITAVVVAEEEKRRLEAQMLHAQKLESLGVLAGGVAHDFNNMLMAVIGNADIALMDVPPPSPAYKCILEIGHVSRRAADLCRQMLAYSGKGRFTVEAADINRIIRETGGMLKAAVSENALLRFRLAETLPAVEADTAQIIQVLMNLVMNASEALGGQKGAISVGTGVLQWREGLSSETWGVPPQAGAQYVWFEVSDTGQGMTPETVERVFDPFFSTKFTGRGLGLAAVLGIVRGHRGFVQVRSKPGQGSTFQVLLPL, from the coding sequence ATGCACCAAACGCAAGAACCCCGCCGCTTCAGGCGCCTGCTGCTTGCGGCATTGCTCGCCGCTGTGTGCATCACTGCCGCCGGCCAGACTTCCGGCGTCTATCCTGTCCCCAAACGGCTCGTTTTCACGGGCGACGCCAACTACCCCCCCTACGAGTATCTGGAAAACGGAACGGCAAAGGGGTTCAACATTGAACTCCTTCAGGCCGTGGCGCGTGTGATGAATTTTGAGGTGGAATTTCAGCTCAAGCCCTGGCCCGAGGCCCGGCGTCTTCTTGAAGAGGGCCTCGTTGACGGCATTACCGGCTACGCCTATTCCCGGGAGCGCGAGCAGTTGGTGGACTACAGTGTTCCCCACAGCGTGCTCATCCACGGTGTTTTTTCCCGTGAGGGGGAGACACCCCGCGTTTTGGAGGACCTGAAATCCCGCAGTGTCATCGTGCAGGAGGAGGAAATCATGCACGATTACCTGCTGGAGTCCGGTCTGGCCGGGCGGGTGGCAACGGCGCCGGATATTCCGTCCGCGCTTCGCCTGCTGGCTTCTGGCGAGCATGACGCCGTGCTGGCAAACCGCTATCAGGGCCTTTTTTTCTGCGACATGCTGGGGCTCTCGAACCTTCGCGTGGCACCTTTTTCCGTGAGCGAGCGGGATTACTGCTTTGCCGTGCCCAAAGGCCGGCGGGAACTCCTGGAGCAGCTCAACGAGGGCATGCGCATCCTGAAGGCCACAGGCGAGTACCGCACCATTTACGAGAAATGGCTGGGGGTGCACGAGCGGGACACCCTGATGCGCGGGATGCGCCATGTCCTGGCGGCCCTTCTCGCCGCGCTGGCGGGCCTCGCGGTGACCCTGGTGTGGATTGCCACCCTGCGCCGCCAAGTCGCCCTGCGCACGGCGGAGCTGGCCGAAAGCGAGCGCAAGCACCGTCTGCTGATCGAAGGCTCACCCGACGCCATTCTGGTTCACCGGGACGGACGGATAATCTTCGCAAACCCGGCCGCATGCCGCATGCTCCACGTATCCGCGCCGGAACTGCTGGAGGGCGCCCCCCTTGCCGCCCGCCTGTCCGCCGAGGCCGCCGCACGGCTGGAACGTGACTCCGGCGGGGAGACAGGCTCTGATGCCGCCGCGCCCGCATTGGAAATCGCCATCATGGGGCCTGACGGGGAAACCATGACCCTGGAAGCATCCAGCATCACCGTTCCATACCCGTCCGGCCCGGCGCTTTTGACCATGCTGCGCGATGTGACCCCGCGCAAGCGCGCGGAGGAGGCGCTCCTGCGCGAGCAGAGCCTGGTCCGCACCGTCGCCGAAACCAGTCCTGTCGGCATTCTCATGGTGGACACGGCGGGGCTTGTGGTTTTCGCCAATGACCGCATGGCCGACCTTTTCGGACAGCCAAGAACCGTGGTGGAGGGCAGCCCCCTGCGCGCCGTCTCGGGCAGCCTTCACATTGAGGAGGGGGGCGCGCCTCTGGAGACTCTGGTCCCCCGTGTCGCCGCCCAGGGCGAGGTCGTTCATAATCTCCGCTGCGGCGCCCGGACGCGGACGGGCGGCACCGCCGTGCTCTCCCTGAACGGCGCGCCCCTGGAACGCGAGGGGGGGGAGCGATGTGCGGTGTTCACCCTGGAGGATATCACCGCGGTGGTCGTCGCCGAGGAGGAAAAGCGCAGACTCGAGGCGCAGATGCTGCACGCGCAGAAACTGGAGAGCCTGGGCGTGCTGGCGGGCGGTGTGGCCCATGACTTCAACAACATGCTGATGGCCGTCATCGGCAACGCGGACATCGCGCTTATGGACGTGCCCCCGCCCAGCCCGGCCTACAAGTGCATCCTTGAAATAGGCCATGTGTCGCGGCGGGCGGCGGACCTCTGCCGTCAAATGCTCGCCTATTCCGGAAAGGGGCGCTTCACCGTCGAGGCTGCGGACATCAACAGGATTATCCGCGAAACCGGCGGCATGCTGAAGGCCGCCGTGTCTGAAAACGCGTTGCTGCGTTTCCGCCTTGCGGAGACGCTTCCCGCCGTGGAGGCGGACACCGCCCAAATCATCCAGGTCCTCATGAATTTGGTCATGAACGCGTCTGAGGCGCTCGGCGGGCAGAAAGGCGCCATTTCTGTGGGCACAGGCGTCCTTCAATGGAGGGAGGGCCTTTCCAGTGAGACTTGGGGCGTGCCCCCCCAGGCAGGCGCGCAATATGTCTGGTTCGAGGTTTCAGACACGGGGCAGGGCATGACACCCGAAACGGTCGAGCGCGTTTTTGACCCTTTTTTCTCGACCAAGTTCACCGGGCGCGGTCTGGGTCTGGCGGCGGTTCTGGGCATCGTGAGGGGGCACCGGGGCTTTGTCCAGGTCAGAAGTAAACCCGGTCAGGGAAGCACATTTCAGGTGCTCCTGCCCCTGTAG
- a CDS encoding exo-alpha-sialidase — protein sequence MSFRNAFPTAVVAVLCAAHPGGSHAVDLNARHVWVYHESGRFGGWPANHGIWAWGDEILVGYSRGWYKDLGERHHIDRDKPEEHWLARSLDGGETWSLEHPAEKGQLIPQGESLHGIETPGVPVPELQPCPGGIPFTHPDFAITLRMSSVNAGVSRFYWSNDRGHEWQGPFQLPDFGFKGTAARTDYLVDGPDTCTALITVSKADGKEGVPCCVRTEDGGKTWELVSRVMPDPKGYAIMPATVRLSPDELYTVIRERDDSGSWLSGHRSLDNGKTWTREQNPVDDCGTGNPGSLIVMKDGRLCLTYAVRNEPFRMCAKISADNGTTWSPELVLRDDGASRDIGYSQTVQRADGRIVTVYYFTVEADGPERGIAATIWSPPVP from the coding sequence ATGTCGTTCAGAAACGCTTTTCCGACAGCCGTCGTCGCCGTGCTCTGCGCCGCACATCCCGGCGGCTCACACGCTGTTGACCTGAATGCCAGGCATGTGTGGGTCTACCATGAGTCTGGGCGTTTCGGCGGGTGGCCCGCCAACCACGGCATTTGGGCCTGGGGCGATGAAATCCTGGTGGGATACAGCCGGGGCTGGTACAAGGACCTGGGGGAACGCCATCACATAGACCGGGACAAGCCGGAGGAGCACTGGCTGGCGCGCAGCCTGGACGGCGGCGAGACGTGGTCCCTGGAGCATCCCGCGGAAAAGGGCCAGTTAATCCCGCAGGGAGAGTCCCTCCACGGCATCGAGACGCCCGGTGTTCCCGTGCCGGAACTGCAACCCTGTCCGGGCGGCATCCCCTTCACCCATCCCGACTTTGCCATAACCCTGCGCATGTCGAGCGTGAACGCGGGAGTGTCCCGTTTTTACTGGTCAAACGACCGGGGCCATGAATGGCAAGGGCCGTTCCAGTTGCCGGATTTCGGGTTCAAGGGGACCGCCGCGCGCACGGACTACCTCGTGGACGGTCCGGACACCTGCACCGCGCTCATCACAGTGTCCAAGGCGGACGGCAAGGAGGGCGTTCCCTGCTGTGTCCGCACGGAGGACGGCGGGAAAACCTGGGAACTGGTGTCGCGGGTCATGCCCGACCCCAAGGGCTACGCCATCATGCCCGCAACCGTGCGCCTCTCCCCCGATGAACTGTACACGGTCATCCGCGAGCGGGATGATTCGGGGTCATGGCTTTCGGGCCACCGCTCGCTGGACAACGGAAAGACTTGGACCCGGGAGCAAAACCCCGTGGACGACTGCGGGACGGGCAATCCCGGCTCCCTCATTGTCATGAAGGACGGGCGGCTCTGCCTGACCTATGCGGTGAGAAACGAGCCTTTCCGCATGTGCGCGAAAATCAGCGCGGACAACGGCACCACCTGGTCGCCGGAACTGGTGCTGCGCGATGACGGCGCCAGCCGGGACATCGGCTATTCCCAGACGGTGCAGCGCGCGGACGGGCGCATTGTGACGGTGTATTACTTCACCGTTGAGGCTGACGGCCCGGAGCGCGGCATCGCCGCAACCATCTGGTCCCCGCCTGTTCCGTAA
- a CDS encoding methyltransferase domain-containing protein translates to MRPINADMILGMARAYMESRILFTAVELDLFTLLSDSPKTLDEAAAAKDASTRGMAILLDALAAMGLLEKTDGLYACPPEVAALMSAGHPDSILPMVKHSGSLWARWSELTDIVREGKGSERPSGAFDDPEELAAFIGAMHVVGRHAAEDFARQADAGNAKNLLDVGGATGTYAEAFLQLNPEMRATVFDRPPVIEMARKRLEKTAVMPRVTLAAGDFYADSLPGGHDLVLLSAIIHQNSPEQNVTLYRKCFDALVPGGRLIIRDHVLSSDRTRPVGGALFAVNMLAATNAGNCYTLDEIRETLEAAGFTGVRLVKDGERMDAMVEAFKP, encoded by the coding sequence ATGAGACCCATCAACGCAGACATGATTCTCGGCATGGCGCGGGCCTACATGGAGTCCCGCATCCTGTTCACGGCGGTGGAGCTGGACCTCTTCACCCTGCTTTCGGATTCGCCTAAAACGCTGGACGAGGCCGCCGCCGCCAAAGACGCCTCAACGCGCGGCATGGCCATTTTGCTGGATGCGCTGGCCGCCATGGGGTTGCTGGAAAAGACGGACGGCCTGTATGCGTGCCCGCCCGAGGTGGCCGCGCTGATGTCCGCGGGGCATCCGGACAGCATCCTGCCCATGGTGAAACACTCGGGAAGCCTGTGGGCGCGCTGGTCAGAGCTCACGGACATCGTGCGTGAAGGTAAGGGCTCCGAACGTCCCTCCGGCGCGTTCGACGACCCGGAGGAGCTGGCGGCGTTCATCGGCGCCATGCATGTGGTCGGACGCCATGCGGCGGAGGACTTTGCGCGCCAGGCGGACGCAGGGAACGCGAAGAACCTGCTCGATGTGGGCGGTGCCACGGGCACCTACGCCGAGGCGTTTCTCCAGCTCAATCCGGAAATGCGCGCCACGGTTTTCGACCGGCCCCCGGTCATCGAGATGGCCCGGAAGCGTCTCGAAAAAACGGCGGTGATGCCGCGTGTGACCCTTGCGGCGGGAGATTTCTACGCCGACTCCCTGCCCGGCGGCCACGACCTCGTGCTGCTCTCCGCCATCATCCACCAAAACAGCCCGGAACAGAACGTGACGTTGTACAGGAAATGTTTCGATGCGCTGGTTCCGGGCGGAAGACTCATCATTCGCGACCATGTCCTGAGCTCCGACCGCACCAGGCCCGTCGGCGGCGCGCTCTTCGCCGTGAACATGCTGGCCGCAACCAACGCCGGAAACTGCTATACCCTCGACGAAATCCGGGAAACCCTTGAGGCGGCGGGATTCACCGGTGTGCGCCTGGTCAAGGACGGGGAAAGGATGGACGCCATGGTGGAGGCCTTCAAGCCGTAG